CTGGACCTCGATCATGCGGGTGATCTCGAAGACCGGGTCGACGTTCGACTCCTCCAGAAATCCCTGGCGGATGCGGCCGTCGGGGACCGGCTCGGGCTCGCCCTCAAGGGTGAAGGCGGTGCCGCCCTGCCGGGTCAGGTCGACCCCCTCGGGGGGCGCGAAGAGGCCGATGCGCCCGAAGGGCAGCCCGTTCGAGGACAGGGTCCCGTCAGGCCCGACCGCCACCGTGCCGGCGCCTGCCGGCAGGATGATCGGGCCCTGCCCCTCGTCCAGCAGGCGGTGGCCCTCCGAGGTCATCAGCTCGCCCTCGGGCGAGGGGGTGAAGGCGCCGGCGCGGGTCAGGCGCAGGCCGTCCGGCGCCTCGACCAGGAAAAATCCGGCGCCCTCGATCGCCAGGTCCAGGGTGTTGTTCGTCTGGGTCAGCACGCCCTGGGTCAGGTCCAGCAGGCGGCCGCGGGCATGGGCCATGGACAGCGTGTCGCCCCGGCGGTCCAGCGCGGCCAGATGCTCGGCGAAGATCACGCCCTCGCGGCGGAACCCCGCGGTGTTGGCGTTGGCGATGTTGTTGGCCACGACGCGCATCTCGGCCATCAGGCCGGACTGGCGGGACAGGCTGGCATAGACGGCGTTGTCCATGTCAGCTGCCCGCGATCAGGGGAATGATCTCGCCCAGGTAGAAATCCGACAGGGCGGTGGTCATGAAGCTCATCGAGACCCAGAAGACGACCAGCATCAGCCCCACCTTGGGCACGAAGGTCAGCGTCATCTCCTGCACCGAGGTCAGCGCCTGGAAGAGGCCGATCACCACGCCCGCGACCAGCGCCACGCCCAGCATCGGGGCCGAGATGCGGACCGAGATCAGCAGCGCCTGGCGCAGCATGTCGAAGAGGACCGTCTCGCCCATCACACGGGCATCCGCAGGATGTCCTGATAGGCCTCGACCACCTTGTCGCGGATGGCGACGACGGTGTTCAGCGTCAGTTCGGCCTCGGCGATGGTCTGGACCAGCTGCTGGGTGGTGACCTTGCCGGTCATCGCCCCGGTCGAGACCTCGTCGACCATCGCCATCTGGGCGGCGAAATCCTCGGCGGCCTGGCCCACCCGTTCCAAGGTGCGCGCGCCGGTCCCGGGTTCGGGGGCGACGGCCTGGCGGGCGGCGGAATAGGCAGTGGCGGCGTTCAGTCCGGACAGCATGGCGGCACCTTTCTAGCGGCGAAGAAGATCAAGAAGCGACGCGCCCATCTGGCGGGTCTGTTCGAACATGCGCAGGTTGGCCTCGTAGCTGCGGCCCGCCTCGCGGCTGTCGGCCAGCTCGATCACCAGATCGACGTTGGACCCGTCGTAATACCCGTCCGGGTCGGCCATCGGATGGGCAGGGTCGTGGATGCGCGGCAGCACCGTCTGGTCCAGCCGCATCCGCCCCGCCGCCACCTCTCCGGTCGGGCGGCCGAAACGCACCGCCTCCTCGAAGGTGACCATCTTGCGGCGATAGCCGGGCGTGTCGGCATTGGCGATGTTCTCGGCCGTGTGGCGCAGGCGTTCGGTCTGCGCGCGCATGCCCGAGGCGGCCATCCTGAGGGGCGAGATCGGATCGGTCATCGGCGTCCCTCCCTACCTGCGGCCCAGGCTGGCCCGCATCAGGTCCAGCCCCGAGCGGTAGACGGCCAGCGACAGGTCGTGATGGCGCTTGACCTCGGCGGCGCGGACCATCTCCTCCTCCAGCGAGACCGAGTTGCCGTTGGGCGAGACGGGACCCGCGACCTGGATCACCCGCGCCTCGGCGGGCGACCAGTCCGGGCTGGCCAGATGGCGGGGATGGCTGACCTTCAGCGGCCCCGACCCGTCGTCGCGCCGATAGGTCTGGGCAAAGTCCTGCAGGTCGGTGGCCCGGTAGCCGGGCGTGTCGGCATTGGCGATGTTGCGCGCCACCTCGACATGGCGCTGCTGCACGTGCAGCCCCATCGCCCGGGCCATCCGCATCATCTCGATCTGGTCAAACATGAGGCTTCTCCTCAATTCCGCTAAACCCGGTCTTAACCTGCAGAGGTTTAGAAATCGTTTCGAGGATGCCGCCCGCATCGCCCGAAAAGGACCGCCCGATGGATAAACTTGACTCGATCGCCCGCCGCCTGTCGCAGCTGCGGCTGGTCACCTATCACGGCCGCGTCCAGTCGATCCGCGCAGGGCTGATCAGCGTCGAGGGGCTCAACGACCGCGCCTCGGTGGGCGACCGGGTGCGCATCGCGCTGGCCGGGGGCGATCTGGGCGGCGAGATCGTGGGCCTGACCCCGCGCAGCGCGCAGGTCCTGCCCGAGGGCACGATCGAGGGCCTGTCGGTCGGCGCCGCGGTCGAGCTGCTCTTCGCGCCGCGAATCGCCCCCTCGGACGACTGGATCGGGCGGATCATC
Above is a window of Paracoccus liaowanqingii DNA encoding:
- a CDS encoding FlgB family protein, producing MFDQIEMMRMARAMGLHVQQRHVEVARNIANADTPGYRATDLQDFAQTYRRDDGSGPLKVSHPRHLASPDWSPAEARVIQVAGPVSPNGNSVSLEEEMVRAAEVKRHHDLSLAVYRSGLDLMRASLGRR
- a CDS encoding flagellar hook-basal body complex protein, whose translation is MDNAVYASLSRQSGLMAEMRVVANNIANANTAGFRREGVIFAEHLAALDRRGDTLSMAHARGRLLDLTQGVLTQTNNTLDLAIEGAGFFLVEAPDGLRLTRAGAFTPSPEGELMTSEGHRLLDEGQGPIILPAGAGTVAVGPDGTLSSNGLPFGRIGLFAPPEGVDLTRQGGTAFTLEGEPEPVPDGRIRQGFLEESNVDPVFEITRMIEVQRAYELGQSFLDREDQRIRGAITAMTR
- the flgC gene encoding flagellar basal body rod protein FlgC, producing the protein MTDPISPLRMAASGMRAQTERLRHTAENIANADTPGYRRKMVTFEEAVRFGRPTGEVAAGRMRLDQTVLPRIHDPAHPMADPDGYYDGSNVDLVIELADSREAGRSYEANLRMFEQTRQMGASLLDLLRR
- a CDS encoding flagellar hook-basal body complex protein FliE codes for the protein MLSGLNAATAYSAARQAVAPEPGTGARTLERVGQAAEDFAAQMAMVDEVSTGAMTGKVTTQQLVQTIAEAELTLNTVVAIRDKVVEAYQDILRMPV
- a CDS encoding flagellar biosynthetic protein FliQ — translated: MGETVLFDMLRQALLISVRISAPMLGVALVAGVVIGLFQALTSVQEMTLTFVPKVGLMLVVFWVSMSFMTTALSDFYLGEIIPLIAGS